In Tachypleus tridentatus isolate NWPU-2018 chromosome 7, ASM421037v1, whole genome shotgun sequence, a genomic segment contains:
- the LOC143256294 gene encoding protein GUCD1-like, translating to MEILDHLRNGFPAIVLVNANELACDVCASSKCWREWLICCQLLPSYQGHYIVVCGFQQKGSKILYRNPANSNRVCTTSFEAFNKARKSFGTDEDIIFVYQ from the exons ATGGAAATTTTAGATCATCTTAGGAATGGATTTCCAGCTATTGTCTTAGTCAATGCCAATGAATTAGCCTGTGATGTTTGTGCATCTTCAAAG tgttgGAGAGAGTGGCTTATTTGTTGCCAGTTGTTGCCATCCTATCAAG gacattacattgttgtttgtggATTTCAACAAAAAGGGTCAAAAATTCTGTATAGAAATCCTGCTAATAGTAACA GAGTATGTACAACCTCATTCGAAGCTTTCAATAAAGCCAGAAAAAGTTTTGGAACAGATGAAGACATTATCTTTGTTTACCAGTGA